The nucleotide sequence AAACAAAAGCGCCCAGCGCCAGCGCAATGACGCTGAGCCAGGCCTGGGTGGACGATCTCGTCGGAGGAATGGATACGGTAGAGGTTTCTGTCATGCCAAAAAAGCGGGCTGGCGCATGGCGCCGCAAACCCGAAATTGTGCGCGTGCACCATGACAGATCGCAGACTGCCCCATCTTTCCCCATCAAACATTAGGGCTGGGCAGCCTTTAAGCCCTTATCCATTCACCATCAATAGGCAACCGTAAAGCGGGCCTGGATATGCGCGCTCTGCTCCAGCGCATCAATCAGCGCCACGGCCAGATCCTGCACCGAAATATCGCCGGGTTGGCCGCCAGCCTGCATCAGCGGTTCATCCTTACCGCTGCGATAGTGGCCAGTTCGCCCCTTGGCCTGTGCCGCCGATCCGCCATGGAAGCCCACCGCTGGGCTAAGCACGGTCCAGTCCAGATCACGCTCTTTTTGCAGCTCAGTGTACATATCGCGTGCGGCTGTAGCTCCTGGTTTGATAGCGGCAGGAAATTCTGGCGAATCCACCAGTTGCTGCCCATTCACATACAGGCTACCTGCACCGCCCACGACCAGATAGCGCTTGATGCCCGCGGCCTTCACGCCCTGCACGATGGCGCGTGAGCCGCTCATGAAATCGTCATAGATATTG is from Comamonas fluminis and encodes:
- a CDS encoding NAD(P)-dependent oxidoreductase — encoded protein: MKVALIGSTGFVGASVLEELLQRGHEVVVLVRHPEKFPVREHVQIIKADVQHADEVKRAVAGVDAVVSAYNAGWTNPNIYDDFMSGSRAIVQGVKAAGIKRYLVVGGAGSLYVNGQQLVDSPEFPAAIKPGATAARDMYTELQKERDLDWTVLSPAVGFHGGSAAQAKGRTGHYRSGKDEPLMQAGGQPGDISVQDLAVALIDALEQSAHIQARFTVAY